A portion of the Harpia harpyja isolate bHarHar1 chromosome 15, bHarHar1 primary haplotype, whole genome shotgun sequence genome contains these proteins:
- the KIF3C gene encoding kinesin-like protein KIF3C: MAGKSRSGCEALKVVARCRPMSRKEEAAGYERVLELDVKLGQVSIRNPRAAPGELPKTFTFDAVYDASSKQADLYDETVRPLIDSVLRGFNGTIFAYGQTGTGKTYTMQGAWAEPEKRGIIPISFEHIFTHISRSQNQQYLVRASYLEIYQEEIRDLLAKDQSKKLELKENPETGVYIKDLSSFVTKNVKEIEHVMNLGSQTRSVGSTNMNEHSSRSHAIFLITIECSETGPDGEEHIRVGKLNLVDLAGSERQSKMGAHGERPKEASKINLSLSALGNVISALVDGKSTHIPYRDSKLTRLLQDSLGGNAKTIMVATLGPASHSYDESLSTLRFANRAKNIKNKPRVNEDPKDTLLREFQEEIVRLKAQLEKRGMLGKKRRRSSRRKKAVDGESATENEGEDDNEDGLEKNMENYLKEQKERLEEEKAAIQDDHSLVSEEKQKLLQEKEKMIEDLRKEQEATELLATKYKAMESKLLIGGRTIVDHTNEQQKMLELKRQEIAEQKRREREMQQEMLLRDEETMELRETYTSLQQEVEIKTKKLKKLYAKLQAVKAEIQDQHDEYIRVRQDLEEAQNEQTRELKLKYLIIENFIPPEEKNKIMNRLYFDGEEDQWKFQPLVPTGGNSNQMKKRPTSAVGYKRPISQYARVAMAMGSHPRYRAENIMFLELDLSPPAIFEFERSRDPAEQDPRALHLERLMHLDSLLERPAASRVRKSRSWCQTPRSLPSSTTHVSLTSSSPCTATMPAQE; this comes from the exons atggccggTAAGTCCCGCAGCGGCTGCGAGGCGCTGAAGGTGGTGGCCCGGTGCCGCCCGATGAGCAggaaggaggaggcggcgggctaCGAGCGCGTCCTGGAGCTGGACGTGAAGCTGGGGCAGGTGAGCATCCGAAacccccgcgccgcccccgggGAGCTGCCCAAGACCTTCACCTTCGACGCCGTCTACGACGCCAGCTCCAAGCAGGCGGACCTCTACGACGAGACGGTTCGGCCGCTGATCGACTCCGTGCTGCGGGGCTTCAACGGCACCATCTTCGCCTACGGCCAGACCGGCACCGGCAAGACCTACACCATGCAGGGGGCCTGGGCGGAGCCGGAGAAGCGGGGCATCATCCCCATCTCCTTCGAGCACATCTTCACCCACATCTCCCGCTCGCAGAACCAGCAGTACCTGGTGAGGGCCTCGTACCTGGAGATCTACCAGGAGGAGATCAGGGACCTCCTCGCCAAGGACCAGAGCAAGAAGCTGGAGCTGAAGGAGAACCCCGAGACGGGGGTGTACATCAAGGACCTCTCCTCCTTCGTGACCAAGAACGTCAAGGAGATCGAGCACGTGATGAACCTGGGGAGCCAGACGCGCTCCGTGGGCAGCACCAACATGAACGAGCACAGCTCCCGCTCCCACGCCATCTTCCTCATCACCATCGAGTGCAGCGAGACGGGGCCGGACGGCGAGGAGCACATCCGCGTGGGCAAGCTCAACCTGGTGGACCTGGCCGGCAGCGAGCGCCAGAGCAAAATGGGGGCCCACGGAGAGCGCCCCAAGGAAGCCTCCAAGATCAACCTCTCCCTCTCCGCCCTGGGCAACGTCATCTCCGCCCTCGTGGACGGCAAGAGCACCCACATCCCCTACCGGGACTCCAAGCTGACCCGCCTGCTGCAGGACTCCCTCGGGGGCAACGCCAAGACAATCATGGTGGCCACCTTGGGCCCGGCCTCCCACAGCTACGACGAGAGCCTCTCCACCCTCAGGTTCGCCAACAGGGCCAAGAACATCAAGAACAAGCCCCGGGTGAACGAGGACCCCAAGGACACCTTGCTGCGGGAGTTTCAGGAGGAGATCGTCCGGCTGAAAGCCCAGCTGGAGAAGCGCGGCAtgctggggaagaagaggagaaggagcagcCGGAGGAAGAAGGCGGTGGACGGAGAGAGCGCCACGGAGAACGAAGGGGAGGACGACAACGAGGACGGCCTGGAGAAGAACATGGAGAATTACTTGAAGGAGCAGaaggagaggctggaggaggagaaggccgCTATCCAGGACGACCACAGCCTGGTGAGCgaggagaagcagaagctgctgcaggagaaggagaagatgATCGAGGATCTGCGGAAGGAGCAGGAGGCCACGGAGCTGCTGGCCACCAAGTACAAG GCGATGGAGAGCAAGCTGCTCATCGGCGGCAGGACCATCGTGGACCACACCAACGAGCAGCAGAAGATGCTGGAGCTGAAGCGGCAGGAGATAGCCGAGCAG AAACGCCGGGAGCGGGAGATGCAGCAGGAGATGTTGCTGCGGGACGAGGAGACCATGGAGCTGCGGGAGACTTAcacctccctgcagcaggaggtggAGATCAAAACCAAGAAGCTGAAGAAG ctgtACGCCAAGCTGCAGGCCGTGAAGGCGGAGATCCAGGACCAGCACGACGAGTACATCCGCGTGCGCCAGGACCTGGAGGAGGCGCAGAACGAGCAGACGCGGGAGCTGAAGCTCAA GTACTTGATCATCGAGAACTTCATCCCACCAGAAGAGAAGAACAAGATCATGAACCGCCTGTACTTCGACGGTGAGGAGGACCAGTGGAAGTTCCAGCCGCTGGTGCCCACCGGAGG aaaCAGCAACCAAATGAAGAAGCGGCCTACCTCTGCAGTGGGGTACAAGAGACCCATCAGCCAATACGCCCGCGTGGCCATGGCCATGGGATCCCATCCTCGGTACCGG gctgagaACATCATGTTCTTGGAGCTGGACCTCTCCCCTCCGGCCATCTTTGAGTTTGAGCGGAGCAGGGACCCGGCAGAGCAGGACCCCCGGGCTCTCCACCTGGAGAGGCTGATGCACCTGGACAGCCTCCTGGAGCGGCCGGCGGCCTCCCGGGTGAGGAAGTCCCGCTCCTG